In Fragaria vesca subsp. vesca linkage group LG5, FraVesHawaii_1.0, whole genome shotgun sequence, the genomic stretch AAGCCTAACCGAAGTCACTGATCATCTAGAGGTTCATAATTCCCAGCTTTGGACGCGTTTGGTGTCTGCCATAAAATAGTTAAGCCAAACCCACATGTTCTAGGAAGCTCATTCTCTTAATTTAACTTAATGAAAGTTTTCCATGCTCCAAACACCTATATATACAAACCTTGTACTCTTCTATTCCATCATCACCACAAACAGCTACCTTCAATTCCTTGTTTCATAGTTCATAGTTCATAGTTCATACATCATAGAAAATCAAACCCACAAAAGAAGAGAGATTTTTCTTTCCGATTCTATTAACAGATGGCTGAGAAGACCAACCAAGCTTATCCTTTGGCCCCTGCCAATGGTTACACAAGAAGTGATGGAGAATCTTTGGTATCCGAAGATGAGCTTAAACGCCAAAAGAGGAGGAAATTGTTTATGTACATTGGTATCTTCATTGTTGTTCAAATCATAGTGATGACCGTATTTGGTCTTACTGTGATGAAAGTGAAGACGCCTAAGGTCAGATTGGGTGGAATCAATGTCCAAAGCCTCAACTCTGTCCCTGCAACACCTTCATTTGACACAAGCTTCACCACCCAGATTAGGGTGAAGAACACAAACTGGGGTCCTTACAAGTTTGATGCTAGCACCGCAACATTTATGTACCAAGGTGTGGCAGTGGGGCAGGTATCTATTCCCAAGAGCAAGGCTAGAATGCGCTCCACAAAGAAGATCAGTGTTTCAGTGATCTTGAACACTAATGCTCTGCCAAGCAGTTCTACTATTGGCACTGAATTAAACAGCGGGATCTTGACGCTGACCAGCCAAGCCAAACTGACTGGAAAGGTTGAATTGATGCTTATAATGAAAAAGAAGAAGTCTGCCACAATGGACTGCACCATAGCTTTTGATTTGTCCACAAAGA encodes the following:
- the LOC101296490 gene encoding uncharacterized protein LOC101296490; this encodes MAEKTNQAYPLAPANGYTRSDGESLVSEDELKRQKRRKLFMYIGIFIVVQIIVMTVFGLTVMKVKTPKVRLGGINVQSLNSVPATPSFDTSFTTQIRVKNTNWGPYKFDASTATFMYQGVAVGQVSIPKSKARMRSTKKISVSVILNTNALPSSSTIGTELNSGILTLTSQAKLTGKVELMLIMKKKKSATMDCTIAFDLSTKTVKSLQCK